Proteins encoded together in one Pseudomonas sp. TCU-HL1 window:
- a CDS encoding sulfate ABC transporter substrate-binding protein: MSIRRFALAALASALIAGPAAAATELLNVSYDPTRELYQEYNAAFAKHWKAEGGDNVKVQQSHGGSGKQARAVIDGLKADVVTLALAGDIDELSKLGKLIPENWQARLPQNSTPYTSTIVFLVRKGNPKGIKDWGDLTKAGVEVITPNPKTSGGARWNFLAAWAWAKKQYGSDAKAQEYVKELYKHVPVLDTGARGSTITFVNNQIGDVLLAWENEAFLALKEQGGENFEIIAPSLSILAEPPVSVVDKNVDKKGTRKVAEAYLQYLYSEEGQRIAAKNFYRPRNEKVAAEFAKQFPKLDLVTVDKDFNGWKEAQPKFFNDGGIFDQIYQAQ; encoded by the coding sequence ATGTCGATTCGCCGTTTCGCCCTCGCCGCCCTCGCCAGCGCCCTGATCGCCGGCCCGGCTGCCGCCGCCACCGAGCTGCTCAACGTGTCCTACGACCCGACCCGTGAGCTCTACCAGGAATACAACGCTGCCTTCGCCAAGCACTGGAAGGCCGAAGGTGGCGACAACGTGAAAGTCCAGCAATCCCACGGCGGCTCCGGCAAGCAGGCCCGCGCCGTGATCGACGGCCTGAAGGCCGACGTGGTGACCCTCGCCCTGGCCGGCGACATCGACGAGCTCTCGAAGCTCGGCAAGCTGATCCCGGAAAACTGGCAGGCACGCCTGCCGCAGAACAGCACCCCCTACACCTCGACCATCGTGTTCCTGGTCCGCAAGGGCAACCCCAAGGGCATCAAGGACTGGGGCGACCTGACCAAGGCAGGCGTCGAAGTCATCACCCCGAACCCGAAGACCTCCGGCGGCGCCCGCTGGAACTTCCTGGCCGCCTGGGCCTGGGCCAAGAAGCAGTACGGCAGTGACGCCAAGGCACAGGAATACGTGAAGGAGTTGTACAAGCACGTACCGGTGCTGGACACCGGCGCCCGTGGCTCGACCATCACCTTCGTCAACAACCAGATCGGCGACGTGCTGCTGGCCTGGGAAAACGAAGCCTTCCTGGCGCTGAAGGAACAAGGCGGCGAGAACTTCGAGATCATCGCGCCGAGCCTGTCGATCCTGGCCGAGCCGCCGGTATCGGTGGTCGACAAGAACGTCGACAAGAAAGGCACCCGCAAGGTCGCCGAAGCCTACCTGCAGTACCTGTACAGCGAGGAAGGCCAGCGCATCGCGGCGAAGAACTTCTACCGCCCTCGTAACGAGAAGGTCGCGGCCGAGTTCGCCAAACAATTCCCGAAACTCGACCTCGTGACCGTGGACAAGGACTTCAACGGCTGGAAGGAAGCGCAACCGAAGTTCTTCAACGACGGCGGCATCTTCGACCAGATCTACCAGGCGCAATAA
- a CDS encoding DUF962 domain-containing protein, with protein sequence MKTLIDQLGQYAEYHRDRRNIATHFVGIPLIVVAVAVLLSRPGTEAFGLWLSPAALASLVSALYYVRLDRRYGLVMTALLVVSLWIGATLAVQGTATWLGAGLGMFVVGWVIQFIGHYYEGRKPAFVDDLTGLIIGPLFVVAELGFLLGLRKDVEHAVEEHAGPTCIREKKAAV encoded by the coding sequence ATGAAAACCCTCATCGACCAACTCGGCCAGTACGCCGAGTACCACCGTGACCGCCGCAACATCGCCACCCACTTCGTCGGCATTCCGCTGATCGTGGTCGCCGTCGCCGTGCTGCTGTCGCGTCCGGGCACGGAGGCCTTCGGCCTCTGGCTGTCACCCGCGGCGCTGGCCAGCCTGGTGTCGGCCCTCTACTACGTCCGCCTCGACCGGCGTTACGGCCTGGTGATGACCGCGCTGCTGGTCGTCAGCCTGTGGATCGGCGCCACCCTCGCGGTCCAAGGCACCGCTACCTGGCTCGGTGCCGGGCTGGGGATGTTCGTCGTGGGCTGGGTGATCCAGTTCATCGGCCACTACTACGAGGGCCGCAAACCGGCATTTGTCGATGACCTGACCGGGCTGATCATCGGGCCGCTGTTCGTGGTCGCCGAACTGGGCTTCCTTCTGGGGCTGCGCAAGGACGTCGAGCACGCGGTGGAGGAGCATGCAGGGCCGACCTGCATTCGGGAGAAGAAGGCGGCGGTTTGA
- a CDS encoding rubredoxin: MKTWICVVCGLIYDEAKGWPDEGIPAGTPWTDVPDDWICPDCGVGKNDFDMQEI; the protein is encoded by the coding sequence ATGAAAACCTGGATTTGTGTGGTCTGCGGCCTGATCTACGACGAAGCCAAGGGCTGGCCCGACGAGGGTATCCCCGCCGGCACGCCCTGGACCGACGTGCCGGATGACTGGATCTGCCCGGACTGCGGAGTCGGCAAGAACGACTTCGACATGCAGGAAATCTGA
- the oscA gene encoding sulfur starvation response protein OscA → MSATLRSVEGQDDASILREIQSALHGLRFGSVEITVHNGQVVQIERKEKFRLQQPNPRNN, encoded by the coding sequence ATGAGCGCAACCCTTCGTAGCGTGGAAGGCCAGGACGACGCCAGCATCCTGCGCGAAATCCAGAGCGCCCTGCATGGCCTGCGTTTCGGCTCGGTGGAAATCACCGTGCACAACGGCCAGGTGGTGCAGATCGAGCGCAAGGAAAAGTTCCGCCTGCAGCAACCGAACCCACGTAACAACTGA
- a CDS encoding fatty acid desaturase encodes MSAKPASPRTLNDQQRSAHIREVVMARGNALRQRYPVLNHQDTIGAGILAFALAGMVGSAALYLGGQIAWWACLLLNAFFASLTHELEHDLIHSMYFRKRKVPHNLMMALVWMARPSTINPWIRRHLHLNHHKASGTETDMEERAITNGEPWGLARLLMVGDNVMSSLIRMGRAKSWAHKRSILWRTLKVYAPLALLNWGTWYVFLGFHAVDALSSSIGTPVAWSTGTLEAMHLVNIAVVVLVGPNVLRTFCLHFVSSNMHYYGDVEPGNVIQQTQVLNPWWMWPLQAFCFNFGSTHAIHHFVVKEPFYIRQLTAPVAHKVMREMGVRFNDFGTFARANRWNPKEQPATQPAQPTLG; translated from the coding sequence ATGTCTGCCAAGCCTGCAAGCCCCCGCACGCTGAATGACCAGCAGCGATCAGCGCATATTCGTGAAGTGGTGATGGCCCGCGGAAACGCGCTGCGCCAGCGCTACCCCGTGTTGAATCATCAGGACACCATCGGCGCCGGCATCCTCGCCTTCGCCCTGGCCGGCATGGTCGGCTCGGCCGCGCTCTACCTGGGCGGACAGATCGCCTGGTGGGCCTGCCTGCTGCTCAATGCGTTCTTCGCGTCGTTGACCCACGAGCTGGAGCACGACCTGATCCACAGCATGTACTTCCGCAAGCGCAAGGTGCCGCACAACCTGATGATGGCACTGGTCTGGATGGCGCGACCGAGCACCATCAACCCCTGGATTCGCCGTCACCTGCACCTCAACCACCACAAGGCGTCCGGCACCGAGACCGACATGGAAGAGCGCGCCATCACCAACGGCGAACCCTGGGGCCTGGCGCGCCTGCTGATGGTGGGAGACAACGTGATGTCGTCGCTGATCCGCATGGGCCGGGCGAAGAGCTGGGCGCACAAGCGCAGCATCCTCTGGCGCACCCTGAAGGTGTACGCGCCGCTGGCGCTGCTGAACTGGGGCACCTGGTACGTCTTCCTCGGCTTCCATGCCGTCGACGCGCTGTCCTCGTCCATTGGTACGCCTGTCGCCTGGTCCACCGGCACCCTGGAGGCGATGCACCTCGTCAACATCGCGGTGGTGGTACTGGTGGGACCGAACGTGCTGCGCACCTTCTGCCTGCACTTCGTCAGCTCCAACATGCACTACTACGGTGATGTCGAACCGGGCAATGTCATTCAGCAGACCCAGGTGCTAAACCCATGGTGGATGTGGCCGCTGCAGGCGTTCTGCTTCAACTTCGGCAGCACCCACGCCATCCACCACTTCGTGGTCAAGGAGCCCTTCTACATCCGCCAACTGACCGCGCCGGTGGCACACAAGGTAATGCGCGAGATGGGCGTGCGCTTCAACGACTTTGGCACCTTCGCCCGAGCCAACCGCTGGAACCCCAAGGAACAACCAGCCACCCAACCGGCCCAACCCACCCTTGGTTAG
- the cysW gene encoding sulfate ABC transporter permease subunit CysW, whose amino-acid sequence MSSASLTAASSANAARRGSALGRRILIVSAWLAFSLFLLLPLLVVLSEALKEGLGTFFTAIFEPDALSALKLTLIAVFISVPLNLVFGVAAAWCVSKYEFRGKSLLVTLIDLPFSVSPVIAGLIYVLLFGAQGYFGEWLQDRDIQIVFAVPGIVLATIFVTFPFVARELIPLMQEQGTQEEEAARLLGANGWQMFWHVTLPNIKWGLIYGVVLCTARAMGEFGAVSVVSGHIRGVTNTLPLHVEILYNEYNHVAAFSVASLLLVLALCILLLKQWSESRLSRLKSNADEE is encoded by the coding sequence ATGAGTTCCGCAAGCCTGACCGCCGCGTCCTCCGCCAACGCCGCCCGCCGGGGCAGCGCACTGGGTCGCCGCATCCTGATCGTTTCTGCCTGGCTGGCCTTCTCCCTGTTCCTCCTGCTGCCGCTGCTGGTGGTGTTGAGCGAGGCCCTGAAGGAAGGCCTGGGCACCTTCTTTACCGCCATCTTCGAGCCGGACGCCCTCTCCGCGCTGAAGCTGACCCTGATCGCCGTGTTCATCTCGGTACCGCTCAACCTGGTGTTCGGCGTGGCCGCCGCCTGGTGCGTGAGCAAGTACGAGTTCCGCGGCAAAAGCCTGCTGGTCACCCTGATCGACCTGCCGTTCTCGGTTTCGCCAGTGATCGCCGGCCTGATCTACGTGCTGCTGTTCGGCGCCCAGGGTTACTTCGGCGAGTGGCTGCAGGACCGCGACATCCAGATCGTCTTTGCCGTACCCGGCATCGTCCTGGCCACGATCTTCGTGACCTTCCCTTTCGTCGCCCGCGAGCTGATCCCGCTGATGCAGGAGCAGGGCACCCAGGAGGAAGAAGCCGCACGCCTGCTGGGCGCCAACGGCTGGCAGATGTTCTGGCACGTGACCCTGCCGAACATCAAGTGGGGCCTGATCTACGGCGTGGTGCTCTGCACCGCGCGGGCCATGGGTGAGTTCGGCGCGGTATCGGTGGTGTCCGGCCATATCCGCGGCGTCACCAACACCCTGCCGCTGCATGTCGAGATTCTCTACAACGAGTACAACCACGTCGCCGCCTTCAGTGTCGCCAGCCTGCTGCTGGTGCTCGCCCTGTGCATCCTTCTGCTCAAGCAGTGGAGCGAGTCGCGTCTGTCCCGTCTCAAGTCGAATGCTGATGAGGAATAA
- the cysT gene encoding sulfate ABC transporter permease subunit CysT, translated as MSRRISPVIPGFGLTLGYTLVYLSLLVLIPLGALFLKTTELTWVQFWTIISAPRVLAALKLSFGTALVAAVINGIIGTLLAWVLVRYDFFGRKVIDAMVDLPFALPTAVAGIALTALYAPAGLVGQFATDLGFKIAYTPLGITLALTFVTLPFVVRTVQPVLADIPREVEEAAACLGARPLQICRHVLLPALLPAWLTGFALAFARGVGEYGSVIFIAGNMPMKTEILPLLIMVKLDQYDYTGATAIGVLMLVVAFVLLLLINLLQRRIETP; from the coding sequence ATGTCACGACGCATCTCCCCGGTCATACCCGGCTTCGGGCTGACCCTGGGATACACCCTGGTGTATCTCAGCCTGCTGGTCCTGATCCCCCTGGGTGCCCTGTTCCTCAAGACCACCGAGCTGACCTGGGTTCAGTTCTGGACCATCATCAGCGCCCCCCGCGTGCTCGCCGCGCTCAAACTCAGTTTCGGCACCGCCCTGGTCGCCGCCGTGATCAACGGCATCATTGGCACACTGCTGGCCTGGGTACTGGTGCGCTACGACTTCTTCGGCCGCAAGGTTATCGACGCCATGGTCGACCTGCCCTTCGCGCTGCCCACCGCGGTTGCCGGCATTGCCCTCACCGCCCTCTATGCGCCCGCCGGCCTGGTGGGCCAGTTCGCCACCGACCTCGGTTTCAAGATCGCCTACACGCCGCTCGGCATCACCCTCGCGCTGACCTTCGTCACCCTGCCGTTCGTGGTACGGACGGTGCAGCCGGTGCTGGCCGATATCCCCCGCGAGGTGGAAGAAGCCGCCGCGTGCCTGGGCGCCAGGCCGCTGCAGATCTGCCGCCACGTATTGCTGCCGGCCCTGCTGCCGGCCTGGCTGACCGGTTTCGCCCTGGCGTTCGCCCGTGGCGTGGGCGAGTACGGCTCGGTGATTTTCATCGCCGGCAACATGCCGATGAAGACCGAAATCCTGCCGCTGCTGATCATGGTCAAGCTGGACCAGTACGACTACACCGGCGCCACCGCCATCGGCGTGCTGATGCTGGTCGTCGCCTTCGTCCTGCTGCTGCTCATCAACCTGCTGCAACGTCGCATCGAGACCCCGTGA
- a CDS encoding AraC family transcriptional regulator: protein MSEPTTLASWTRALRKQLDALGLDSAALCRHAQLDPALMDDPNARYPLSATTRLWQLAVEASGDPALGLKISTYVSPTTFHALGYALVASGSLREVFERIVRYHQVVSDALELELSREGERYLFRLRVRDDGFEPAPEAVDAFAAIYVRTCRNRIGRDYAPLAVHLRRPPPANPQPWHDVFRAPLAFGADENLLEFAVEDFERPLDDANSELAEHNEAVLKRTLEQLQQPTWSRKVRACLEAQLPNGEPSAERIAQSLHLSLRSLQRHLAEEGCSYEQLLGDTRQALALAYMRDPRCSISEIAYLLGFSDTSSFSRAFKRWTGQSPSQYRDGLPR from the coding sequence ATGAGCGAACCTACTACCCTCGCCAGTTGGACCCGAGCGCTGCGCAAGCAGCTGGATGCGCTTGGCCTCGACAGCGCCGCGTTGTGCCGCCACGCCCAGCTCGACCCAGCGTTGATGGACGACCCCAACGCGCGCTACCCGCTGTCCGCCACCACGCGCCTCTGGCAGTTGGCGGTAGAGGCCAGCGGCGACCCGGCCCTGGGGCTGAAGATTTCCACCTACGTCAGCCCCACCACCTTCCACGCACTGGGCTACGCCCTGGTGGCCAGCGGCAGCCTGCGGGAAGTCTTCGAGCGCATCGTGCGTTATCACCAGGTGGTCAGCGACGCGCTGGAGCTGGAGCTGTCCCGCGAGGGCGAGCGCTACCTGTTCCGCTTGCGGGTGCGCGACGATGGCTTCGAACCTGCCCCGGAAGCGGTGGATGCCTTCGCCGCCATCTACGTGCGCACCTGCCGTAACCGCATTGGCCGCGACTATGCGCCGCTCGCTGTGCACCTGCGCCGGCCGCCGCCAGCGAACCCGCAACCTTGGCACGACGTGTTCCGCGCGCCATTGGCCTTTGGTGCCGATGAGAACCTGCTGGAGTTCGCGGTGGAGGATTTCGAGCGGCCGCTGGACGACGCCAACTCCGAGCTGGCCGAACACAACGAAGCGGTGCTCAAGCGCACCCTGGAGCAGCTCCAGCAACCGACCTGGTCGCGCAAGGTGCGCGCGTGCCTGGAGGCCCAACTGCCCAATGGCGAGCCATCCGCCGAGCGCATCGCCCAGTCCCTGCACCTGAGCCTGCGCAGCCTGCAGCGGCATCTGGCAGAGGAGGGCTGCAGCTACGAGCAACTGCTGGGCGACACTCGCCAGGCGCTGGCGCTGGCCTATATGCGTGACCCGCGATGCTCCATCAGCGAGATTGCCTATCTGCTCGGTTTTTCCGACACCAGCAGCTTCAGCCGCGCCTTCAAGCGCTGGACCGGACAGAGCCCGAGCCAGTATCGGGATGGCCTGCCGCGCTAA
- a CDS encoding Crp/Fnr family transcriptional regulator produces the protein MTELNHHHDLLLTGQWFSQLPASLQDELLAMAQLRRLEPGQRLFRRGDPPCGLYAVLEGAIRVGSISESGKEALLVLVEPPHWFGEISLFDGQPRTHDAFAEGRVSLLNVPQAPLLALLQRRPEHWRDFALLMSQKLRLAFIALEEMSLLPAPQRLARRLLMIAEGYGAGTRQRRIIHLAQEQLAMMLALSRQTTNQILKDLEAQDALHLNYGEIEILSPDLLRRAAQGKL, from the coding sequence ATGACCGAACTCAATCATCACCACGATCTCCTGCTCACCGGCCAATGGTTTAGCCAGTTGCCGGCCAGCCTGCAGGACGAACTCCTGGCCATGGCCCAGCTGCGGCGGCTGGAGCCCGGCCAGCGGCTTTTCCGCCGTGGCGATCCGCCCTGCGGGCTCTACGCGGTGCTGGAAGGCGCGATCCGGGTCGGGAGCATCAGCGAGAGCGGCAAGGAGGCCTTGCTGGTGCTGGTGGAGCCGCCGCACTGGTTCGGCGAGATCTCCCTGTTCGACGGCCAGCCACGCACCCACGATGCGTTCGCCGAAGGCCGGGTGTCCCTGCTCAACGTTCCCCAGGCGCCGCTGCTGGCCTTGCTGCAACGGCGACCGGAGCACTGGCGCGATTTCGCCCTGCTGATGAGCCAGAAGTTGCGCCTGGCTTTCATTGCCCTGGAGGAAATGAGCCTGCTGCCGGCGCCCCAGCGCCTGGCGCGACGGCTGCTGATGATTGCCGAAGGCTACGGCGCAGGCACCCGCCAGCGGCGAATCATTCACCTGGCCCAGGAACAGCTGGCAATGATGCTGGCGCTATCGCGGCAGACCACCAACCAGATCCTCAAGGACCTGGAAGCCCAGGACGCCCTGCACCTGAACTACGGGGAGATCGAAATCCTCTCCCCGGACCTGCTGCGCCGTGCGGCGCAGGGCAAGCTGTAG
- a CDS encoding sulfate/molybdate ABC transporter ATP-binding protein, producing the protein MSIEIRNVSKNFNAFKALNEINLDIHSGELVALLGPSGCGKTTLLRIIAGLETPDVGSIVFHGEDVSQHDVRDRNVGFVFQHYALFRHMTVFDNVAFGLRMKPKRERPSESAIKAKVHELLNMVQLDWLADRYPEQLSGGQRQRIALARALAVEPKILLLDEPFGALDAKVRKELRRWLARLHEEINLTSVFVTHDQEEAMEVADRIVVMNKGVIEQIGAPGEVYENPASDFVYHFLGDSNRLHLGDDQHLLFRPHEVSLSRSEVADHRAAEVRDIRPLGAITRVTLKVDGQDELIEAEVVKDHDSLVGLVRGETLFFKPKVWQKAAGF; encoded by the coding sequence GTGAGCATTGAAATCCGCAACGTCAGCAAGAACTTCAACGCCTTCAAGGCGCTTAACGAGATCAACCTGGATATCCACAGCGGCGAACTGGTGGCCCTGCTCGGCCCGTCCGGCTGCGGCAAGACCACCCTGCTGCGGATCATCGCCGGCCTGGAAACCCCGGACGTGGGCAGCATCGTGTTCCACGGCGAGGACGTATCGCAGCACGACGTGCGCGATCGCAATGTCGGCTTCGTGTTCCAGCACTACGCCCTTTTCCGCCACATGACGGTGTTCGACAACGTCGCCTTCGGCCTGCGCATGAAACCCAAGCGCGAGCGCCCGAGCGAGTCGGCGATCAAGGCCAAGGTCCATGAGCTGCTGAACATGGTGCAGCTGGACTGGCTCGCCGACCGCTACCCGGAGCAGCTCTCCGGTGGCCAGCGCCAGCGTATCGCCCTGGCCCGCGCCCTGGCAGTGGAGCCGAAGATCCTGCTGCTGGACGAACCCTTCGGCGCCCTCGACGCCAAGGTGCGCAAGGAGCTGCGCCGCTGGCTGGCGCGCCTGCACGAGGAGATCAACCTGACCTCCGTGTTCGTCACCCACGACCAGGAAGAAGCCATGGAAGTGGCCGACCGCATCGTGGTGATGAACAAGGGCGTGATCGAGCAGATCGGTGCGCCGGGCGAGGTCTACGAGAACCCCGCGAGCGACTTCGTGTACCACTTCCTCGGCGACTCCAACCGCCTGCACCTGGGCGACGACCAGCACCTGCTGTTCCGCCCGCACGAAGTCTCGCTGTCGCGCTCTGAAGTGGCCGACCACCGCGCCGCCGAAGTCCGCGACATCCGCCCGCTGGGCGCCATCACGCGGGTGACCCTGAAGGTGGACGGCCAGGACGAGCTGATCGAGGCCGAAGTGGTGAAGGACCACGACAGCCTGGTGGGCCTGGTGCGCGGCGAGACGCTGTTCTTCAAGCCCAAGGTCTGGCAGAAAGCGGCGGGGTTCTGA